A region of Haemorhous mexicanus isolate bHaeMex1 chromosome 24, bHaeMex1.pri, whole genome shotgun sequence DNA encodes the following proteins:
- the SMIM35 gene encoding small integral membrane protein 35 isoform X1, giving the protein MLSRAHTPFQQDFTASAKALSLGCLTKAGWLCEPGAVASLSCPSAWLGLLALGTSSDLCRGGLGPAWCRVAVSLHAGVWLLEEMPAAFLPEPGSAGTHAEFPSPGQALLSSWGAEPVSWWLGAAGSRRAAWEEEPGSCISHLAALPEPLLCGEGESSWRPGSFVMLPQHLPAQGTWGWSCLMLTSCVTWAWAGHLLDNGILTVPCGNGPGSGWILQAPLQQHGCPSVPTLPRAVSIMSPTAQSCPHHVIHCWDPFQDTRSGMDADEMGDYWAFGVFLHFLQSMNLFCFKGIQSLGLPLHDSSQAPPRAGAALVKSKARAGVEAHDFLQSSMLP; this is encoded by the coding sequence ATGCTCAGCCGTGCACACACACCCTTCCAGCAGGATTTTACAGCGAGTGCCAAGGCATTATCCCTGGGCTGCCTCACAAAGGCAGGCTGGCTTTGTGAGCCAGGAGCTGTTGCCTCCCTGTCGTGTCCCTCAGcgtggctggggctgctggcttTGGGAACAAGCAGTGACCTGTGCAGGGGAGGACTGGGTCCTGCCTGGTGCCGTGTGGCCGTGTCCCTGCACGCTGGAGTCTGGCTCCTTGAGGAAATGCCAGCAGCCTTCCTCCCAGAACCAGGCTCAGCTGGCACCCATGCCGAattccccagccctggacaggctctgctcagctcctggggtGCAGAACCTGTTTCCtggtggctgggagctgctgggagcaggagggcagcGTGGGAAGAGGAACCTGGGTCCTGCATCTCCCACCTCGCTGCCCTTCCTGAGCCACTCCTCTGTGGAGAAGGGGAGAGCTCCTGGAGGCCAGGGAGTTTTGTAATGCTGCCCCAAcatctgccagcccagggcacgtGGGGCTGGTCCTGCCTCATGCTGacctcctgtgtcacctgggccTGGGCCGGGCACCTCCTGGATAATGGGATCCTAACGGTTCCCTGTGGGAACGGGCCCGGGTCAGGATGGATCCTGCAGgccccactgcagcagcacggctgcccctctgtccccacgTTGCCCAGAGCTGTCTCCATCATGTCACccactgcccagagctgtccccatcACGTCATCCACTGCTGGGATCCTTTCCAAGACACCAGGTCTGGTATGGATGCAGATGAGATGGGTGACTActgggcttttggggtttttttgcattttcttcagtCCATGAACCTCTTCTGTTTCAAAGGGATTCAGAGCTTGGGGCTGCCTCTCCACGACTCCTCTCAAGCCCCACCAcgagcaggagctgcactggtTAAATccaaagccagggcaggagtGGAGGCACATGatttcctgcagagctccatGCTACCGTGA
- the SMIM35 gene encoding small integral membrane protein 35 isoform X2 — MDPCTGQEPIKVIGVVLGIGLALLILASFGYTFIRWYRQGHRQRRPDFVFNLYHSRGLGSVALELVPPFSISGSLGTSGSGYEPFHNQRL, encoded by the exons ATGGACCCCTGCACAG gacAAGAGCCCATCAAGGTGATTGGGGTTGTCTTGGGCATcgggctggccctgctgatCCTGGCCAGTTTTGGCTACACCTTCATCCGCTGGTACCGGCAGGGCCACCGCCAGCGCC GGCCTGACTTTGTCTTCAACCTCTACCACTCGCG cggGTTGGGGTCGGTGGCACTGGAGCTGGTGCCACCCTTCAGCATCAGCGGCTCGCTGGGCACCTCGGGCAGTGGCTACGAGCCCTTCCACAACCAGAGGCTGTGA